Proteins encoded together in one Diabrotica undecimpunctata isolate CICGRU chromosome 3, icDiaUnde3, whole genome shotgun sequence window:
- the LOC140436411 gene encoding uncharacterized protein, producing MDIEEVQSVSVRKLISAFENQTNSPEATYFRPRTRSLGNILAKNVTVRESQFETLDEISDALEVIQQQLQVYDTYNKGRHVAFQEELFNILTSIINIDNDDPIRARNLISTTKHLVSVLNNKLPSNNSVEHRYTKYSEQVNGTQQSNILVKNKETYSKISKTRNQNIKRENSVEFNKDIVKSTGDTKGIGLTRSVSVKKLKELFQSDIKLSELPTYQNKLSKSEQTIKVSNTLKKSSTSTTEVTVREVVNREIKNERVLPYQEYYPVEPTPTDTKFQVSVANLRNVFEVKSKEGSTGLPLILKEDKPPITRFNYRSSVDEEPELVSYTPDKLASEGSSRLLELLKRDAEAANQNFKYSFDVSEQDDAGEVTPVESPHRVEDDIMANLEYVEENDNEYDNDSMSGDSLNSAESVKTVESVNSNNNSSLRLNNNYIFEDNEEDDNEDNNYNDHGVKIEEINSDETEYFAESEA from the coding sequence ATGGATATAGAAGAAGTTCAGTCAGTTAGTGTCAGAAAACTTATATCAGCCTTTGAAAATCAAACTAATTCTCCTGAAGCTACATACTTTAGGCCAAGAACTAGATCCTTGGGCAACATACTAGCAAAAAATGTGACTGTTAGAGAAAGCCAATTTGAAACATTGGATGAAATAAGTGACGCATTGGAAGTAATTCAACAACAACTGCAGGTTTACGACACTTATAATAAAGGAAGACACGTTGCATTCCAAGAAGAACTGTTTAACATTCTGACCAGCATTATTAATATCGATAATGATGATCCAATCAGGGCCCGTAATCTTATATCAACTACTAAGCATCTAGTTTCTGTGCTGAACAACAAACTTCCATCTAATAACTCTGTCGAACACCGATATACAAAATATTCTGAGCAGGTCAATGGTACACAACAATCTAATATACTAGTTAAAAATAAAGAAACCTATTCAAAAATATCGAAAACTCGTAATCAAAACATTAAACGAGAAAACAGTGTTGAGTTCAACAAAGACATAGTCAAGTCGACTGGAGATACAAAAGGAATTGGCTTAACTAGGTCTGTTTCAGTTAAAAAACTTAAAGAACTCTTTCAAAGTGACATAAAGCTTTCCGAACTTCCAACTTATCAAAATAAATTGTCCAAGTCAGAACAAACGATTAAAGTGAGCAATACGTTAAAGAAAAGTTCAACTAGTACGACTGAAGTAACTGTTCGTGAAGTTGTTAATAGAGAAATCAAGAACGAACGTGTTTTACCATACCAAGAATACTACCCAGTAGAACCAACCCCTACCGATACAAAATTTCAAGTTTCCGTAGCTAATCTTCGAAATGTATTCGAGGTTAAGTCAAAAGAAGGATCAACAGGTCTACCGCTTATTCTTAAAGAAGATAAACCTCCTATTACAAGGTTTAACTACAGATCTAGCGTTGACGAAGAACCTGAGTTAGTTAGTTACACACCGGATAAACTGGCTTCGGAAGGAAGTAGCAGACTACTGGAACTGCTGAAACGGGACGCTGAAGCCGccaatcaaaattttaaatactCGTTTGACGTTAGTGAGCAAGATGATGCAGGGGAAGTGACACCGGTGGAGTCTCCTCATAGGGTTGAAGACGATATTATGGCGAATTTGGAGTACGTAGAAGAAAACGATAATGAATATGATAATGATTCTATGTCTGGTGATAGCTTAAATAGTGCAGAGAGTGTTAAAACTGTTGAAAGCGTAAATTCAAATAATAATAGTAGTCTAAGGCTcaataataattacatttttgAAGACAATGAGGAGGATGACAATGAAGACAATAATTACAATGATCACGGTGTTAAAATAGAAGAAATCAATTCTGATGAAACTGAATATTTCGCTGAAAGTGAAGCATGA